The genomic interval GAGAACAGAGGCCTCCCAAAAGAAGATGGAGGACATGTTTCACATGCacttacaacaaaagagtcatGGAGAACTtgccctcccccccccccccccccccgccaaTAGTAGAGTAACCCTAACTCATAGGAGAAAGCGGAAAATCCGAAGGAAAGCAACGGAAAAACTAACCCCACGAAGAAGGTGGAGGATGCGAACAATGTTAGAGTCAACAAGCAATGGTTGAATGAGTTAGAGGGGAGGATAAAGAAGATAGATTAgatagaaaagatgatgaaagagggacGAACCAACCCCTCCTATGGAGAAACTTCGCTAAAGTCTTCAGATACACCTTTTACCAAAGACGTGATGGAGGTCCCACTGCCCAGCAAGTTCAAGATGCCAACTTTTGAAATGTATAAAGGCTCAACTAACCCAGTTGATCACCTGGATACCTTCAAGGTAttgatgcaattgcaaggcgTACTTGATGCCATCATGTGTCGTGCATTTGATGCCACCCTTAAAGGAAATGCTAGGGCTTGGTAGTGAACTCCTAAGCCTAGATCAATCAGCTCTTTCTCTGAGATGGAGTAGCAGTTCAATGGCCATTTCATTAGTAGTCAAAGGATCACCAAGACCACAGCCTATCTGATGAGCCCAATTCAAGGAGAACGAGAGATGTTGAAGAAGTTTATAAATCGCTACGTCACAGCAACTCTAGAGATCCGCAACCTGGATCACGAGGTGGCACTAGCGGCCCTAACCACGACCCTCCAACTTGGGGTGTTCCTATACTCATTAGGGAAGAAGCCACCATCCGACATGGGAGATTTGACGGCTAGGGCATAGAAATACATTAACTTGGAGGAAGTGATGGATACGAGAAGAGACCAGATCGAGTTGAAAAGAAAAGGCGCCAGAGAGGTCAGCGAATCTTCTAGAGCTAGGAAGAGATAGGAGAATAGCAAGCCACAAAACAGCTCCAGGGGGATAGGACATACCAGTAAGTTTCAAACTTATACTCCCCTAAACGCACCTCGAACTAATGTACTAATGCATATAAGAGAGAAGGGGTATGTGTCATGACCCGAACCTATGCAAACACCCTCGTATAAATGGAATATGTCAAAGTTATGTCAGTTCCATAGGGATCACAGGCACAATACTGAAGAGTGCATTCACCTAAAAAACGAAATTGAGGCCTTAATAAAAAGAGGTCATCTATCAAAGTTCGTGAAGAAAGGAGATCGTCGAAGGGAGTTTCGTGAACAGAAAAAGCCTAATGTAAACGAGAAGGAGGAACAGATCGTTGGAGAAATTGCTGTGATCTTTGGCGGACCTGCCAATGGTCAGGATAGTGGAGAAGCTTGAAATAGATACGCCAAATAGGTGCTCTTAACAGAAAGAAGGGAGCCAAGGGGAAAAAAATAATAGCAAGAAAACACTATAATCTTTAGCAGTGAAGATGAAGAGGGAGTACAGCAGCCTCATGACAACGCCCTAGTAGTGTTGCTACTTGTAGCTAACTACAAAGTAAGATGCGTGCTGATAGCCAACGGGAGCTCAGCCAACATAATATTTTGGTCGGTGCTTCAAGAAATGAAGATTGGCAAAGAACGCTTAAAATCTGTCTCCAGCCCACTAGTCAAGTTTAGAGGAGACGTAGTGCATCTAGAGGGTACGATAACGCTCTCGGTGACAATGGGGTCAGCCCTATAGTAAATCACCTTGATGATAGATTTTCGAGTGGTTGATCGACCTTTGGTATACAACATCATATTGGGTCACTCGTCGCTCAACGCAGCCCGAGTGATAACATCCACCTATCACCCGAAGGTAAAGTTCCCTTACCTTCACGAGACTAGGATGATCAAAGGAGACTAGACAGTAGCTTGGAATAGCTACGTAATGGCATTAAAGGGTAAGAATGAAGCACGGGAGACCTTGACTGTCAAAGACCTGGAGGTGAGGGGGGGAATAACCACAAATCAGCACGCTTGACAAAGACCTTATGGGTATCCCTATAAATGGTAATCAGGAGAGGTGTGTGCGGATTGGGAGTCGCTTATCCGACTATTTAAAAACATAGTCGAGTTGACTATTGAATGAGTTTGCAGATGTCTTTGCCTGGTCAGCTCATGACATGCCAAGGATTGACCTTGCAATCATGGAGCACAGGTTGCAGGTAGACCCAAACCATAAGCCTGTGAAGCAAAAGAAGAGGAGCTTTGCATTGGAGCAGATCAAGGTGATAGATGAAGAAGTGACGAAACTAGTACAAACCAAATTCGTTAGGGAAGTCAGCTATCCAGAATGACTTAGCAATGTAGTCTTATTAAAAAAGCCAAATGGAAAGTGGCGGACTTGTATTGACTTCATGGATTTGAATAAGGTGCGCTTGAAAGACAGCTTTCCACTTCCCCTCATCGACCAGCTGGTGGACTCGACATCTGGACATGAGCTTCTGAGTTTCATGGATGTGTATTTGGGATACAACCAAATCCCAATGCACCTAGGAGACGAGGAGAAAACATCATTTATCACAAAAAGGGGACTCTACTATTACAAGATGATGCCTCTTGGGTTGAAGAATGCAAGGGCAATATACCAGTAGCTGGTTAATAGGATATATAAAGACTTGCTCGGAAAAACAATGGAGGCATAcgttgtaataaccccaaaaatagttaaacaagattagtggaatgatgctaaaaaataaaatatataaataatttttttaaaaataaataaataaataaataattattaattaaaataatataatattatattatattataattgtcatgccctgaacccacAAAtcggtcccaggtgtgaatttagtaacctaacttgtctctgtatcaatttaaaacatacatgatacaatacaaaaagagggtccgaccccgtggggtgaacggatgcccacatacatacacataaccatccatactcatccaagaTACGTAGCGgaatatggtcttttatacataaatagtatcataccagagtctatacaagttaggatatacattcccacaATACAagcataccccaggtgtctacaaaaaccatcctaacaacctagataccaaaactcgtacctaacaagtactagcagtagctaaacgacaccccttgcttctagttgctaggatgctagttttggctactcgaaggacttgaaaaacatttatatatatatatatatatatatatatatattcggggtgagatatctctcagtaagggagaaaataagttatattagtgtgtggcataccagtgttattttacatacttcataacactataaaatacgatacagttcgaaacatttccatacagtttcatacatatacatacagttccatacagttccaatattttcacaaaaatcattccagtacatacgatacctaaaacatacagtcagtgtcgtcacactagttcgcaactacataaggtcacctcgtctcacagcgattacattgcaacatacgcaactacgctgcgacgactgaggcccaatagtgattacattactCCATACGCaattacacaaggtcacctagtctcacagcaattacattgctacacacgcaactacgaagcgacaactcaggcccacagtg from Malania oleifera isolate guangnan ecotype guangnan chromosome 9, ASM2987363v1, whole genome shotgun sequence carries:
- the LOC131163485 gene encoding uncharacterized protein LOC131163485; its protein translation is MEVPLPSKFKMPTFEMYKGSTNPVDHLDTFKVLMQLQGVLDAIMCRAFDATLKGNARAWHNTEECIHLKNEIEALIKRGHLSKFVKKGDRRREFREQKKPNVNEKEEQIVGEIAVIFGGPANDVFAWSAHDMPRIDLAIMEHRLQVDPNHKPVKQKKRSFALEQIKPNGKWRTCIDFMDLNKVRLKDSFPLPLIDQLVDSTSGHELLSFMDVYLGYNQIPMHLGDEEKTSFITKRGLYYYKMMPLGLKNARAIYQ